Below is a window of Streptomyces sp. WMMB303 DNA.
GCCCGAGAGTCGCGCGACGATCAACGAGATCAGTGTGGAGACGAGAACCAGGAGGAGGGCGATGGCGGATGCCGATCCGTAGTCGAAGCTCTTGAACGCCTTCTGGTACATGTAGTACGCACTGATGGTGGTGTCGCTCCCCGGCCCGCCCTGGGTCAGGATGAGCACGGTGTCGAAGGTCGTGAGCCCGCCGACCACCATGAGAATCGTCGAAGTGATGATCGCGTTGCGTAGCTGCGGCAGGGTGACATGGAAGAACTGCCGCACACGTCCGGCACCGTCGATCTCCGCCGCCTGGTAGAGCACCGGCGGCACCGCGCGCGCCGCGCCTTGATAGATCAGCGTGTGCAGCGGGGTGAACTGCCAGGTGCTGACGAAGACCAGGACGGCGATCGCGCTGGACTGCGTCCCGAACAGGTTTCCGTCGCCGAACAACCAGGGCACCTGCGCGGGGACCCCGAGGTTGGGGTCGAGAAGGGCGCGCCACAGTACGGACACCGCCGCGATGGAGAGCAGCAGCGGGACGACGTAGATGGCGGACAGGACGGCCCGGTTGCGCTGGTGCCCCGCCGCCCAGACTCCGAGCAGGATGCTCAGCGCGGTCTGGACGATGACGCCGAGCGCGGTGATCAGGACGCTCAGCCAGAGGCTCTTGGCCATGAGGGGATCGTCGAGGAGCGTCCGCCAGTTGGCGAGGCCGACGAACTCCGGATCGCTCAGACCGTCCCAGGCCGTGAAGGACAGCACAGCGACCATGATGAGCGGGATGATGGCGAAGAGGCCGAAGAAGACAGCTGCGGGGGCCGCCCAGAGCAGTCCCGGACGGCCCGCTCCGTAGCGGGACGGGGTGGCCTTCCTGACCGTCCCGTTGTTCTTCCGGGGGATGGCGGTTCGGGTCATGTCATGGGTTCCGGGTTCGGATTCGGATGCGCTCACGAGGTCGGCAACGCCTGCATCGCCTCGATGAAGGTGTTCTCGTCCGTCGAGCCGTTGAAGAACTGCTGGAGGGCCCGGTACATCGCGGTGGCCGCCGACTGGGGGTAGGCCTGGTCCCAGGAGAGCTGGAAAGCCGGGGCGTTCTCGACCATGTCGTACTGAAGCTTCGCGAACTTCGGGCTGGCGGCGGTGTCCAGGAACTGTTCGGTGTTCGTCGTGGTGGGCAGGTTGCCGATACCGAGCTGCGCCTTGACGAACTGGTCCGAGTACATGAGCTTCAAGAACTCGGCGACGGCGTCCGGGTGTTTGGTCTTCTTCAGCACCGAGTAGAAATTGTTGGTATTGCCGACGAGGTTGTCCCGATTCCCCTTGCCCCCCTCGACGGCGGGAAAGGCGCCGTATCCGAGGTCGCTCTTCGCGAACTCAGGGTGCGCGTCCTGCTGTGTCGAGTACTCCCAGGAGCCCATCAGCTCGAAGCCGGCTTTGCCGGCTGCCAGGAGCGTCGGGGAGCCCTGGTCGGTGAACTTGACCGAGTCGTAGTTGGTGCCGAAGGCCCCGGCATCGACCAGTTCCCTGATCTTGCCCAGTGCCTTGCGGCTGTCCGGGCTCGCCCAGGCACTCTTGTCGCCGTCCAGGGCCTTCTGGAAGAGCCCCGGGCCGGCGATGCGGTCGTAGAGGTACTCGAACCACATCAGGGTCGGCCAGCGGTCTCCGCCGCCCAGTGCGATCGGGGTGACACCGTCGGCCTTCAGCGCCTCGACCGCCTCCAACAGCTCGTCCCAGGTCTTCGGGGGCTGAACGCCCGCCTTCCTGAGGACCTCGCCGTTGTTGAACAGCAGCACAGGCTGCGTGCCGCGCATGGGGATCCCGTAGGACTTGCCGTCGACCACGGCACTGTTGAACACCGACGGCAGGAACTTCGCCTTGAGGTCGGGGTTTTTGGCGACGAAGGGGTCCAGTGGGAGCAGCAGACCTGCGTCGACGAACGGCTTGATGCTGCCACCGCCCCAGTTGAAGAAGACGTCCGGGGCCTGCTTGCTCCTGATGATCGTCTGCAGCTTCGCCTGATAGTCGGCGCCCGGGATCGTGTCCAGGACGACCTTCACCTCCGACGTCTTGTTGAAGGTGGCGACGAGCTCTTTCTCGACCTTGTTCGCGGCGTCCCCGTAGACCAGGACGTGGATGGCGTCATCGCCGGCCGCGTCGGAGCCTCCTCCGCATCCGGACAGGGATACCACCAGGGCCAGCGCCGCACCACCGACGAGAACGGTCCGGGAGAACCGTGCGCGTTGCTTCATCGACCCGCCTCTCGAAACTGTTTCGGAGTACTTTCCGAAACTTCTTGACTGGGGACGCTAGGACTCGGCATCTGGGGGGTCAACCCTCGGTCATCGCGTTATCCAAGCGTTACCTTCCGGCGCCGCTCGGACCGTGCTCTATGCTCCTGGGCATGCGCGATGACGAGGAGACGGGCCGCATCACTCTGGCGCAGGTTGCCGAACGGGCAGGCGTCTCCATCTCGACAGTTTCGAAAGTCCTCAACGGGAGACAGGATGTGGCGGCCCCCACCCGTATGAAGGTGGAACACCTGCTGGAGGCCTACGCGTACCGACGCACCACACGGTCCGCCGGCGAGGCGCCCCTCATCGAGATCGTGTTCCACGAGCTGGAGAGCATCTGGGCGATGGAGCTGATCCGGGGAGTGGAGAACATCGCCAAGGTCCACGACGCCGGAGTCGTCCTCACCGAGAGCGGAACCCGCCACGCGCCCGGCCCCGACTGGACGGAAGCGATGCTCCAACGTCGACCGCTCGGCGTCATCCTGGTCCTCTCCACCCTGCCCGACGAAGTGAAACAACAACTCAGGGCGCGTTCCATCCCGTTCGTCATCGTCGATCCGGCGGGCGACCCGGACCCCGACGTGCCCTCGGTCGGCTCCGCCAACTGGAACGGCGGCCTGGCTGCCACCCGCCACCTCATCGAGTCGGGACACCAACGCATCGGGATCGTCACCGGACCCGAGGACATGCTCTGCTCCCTGGCACGCCTGGACGGCTTCCGCTCGGCCATGTCGATGGGAGGATTGGAGGTGGACCCCGAACTCGTCATGTTCGGTGACTTCCATGTGGAGGGCGGATACGAGCGCGCCGCCGAGATGCTGGCCCTGCCCCAGCGGCCCACCGCGATCTTCGCCGGCAGCGACCTCCAGGCACTCGGCGTGCTCGAAGCCGCCCGGGTCCAGGGCCTGCGCGTCCCCCACGATCTGTCCGTGGTCGGCTACGACGACGTGTCCATCGCCCGCTGGGCCAGCCCGGCTCTGACCACGGTCCACCAGCCGCTGCGCCAGATGGCGGAGGAGGCCACCCAGATGCTGATGCGGCTACGGGCCCAGGAGCCGGTGGCCACGCGACTGGAACTGGCCACGAGCATGGTCGTACGCAACAGCACCGCGCCACCCCCGCCGGTGTGAAGGACCCCGAACCTCATGCGGCAGAGTCTGGCCCGCATCCCGCGTACCGCTTCCTGAACCTGATCCCGCCCTTACCGCACGACGACGGGGACCCAGGCCGACAGGTGCTTGGCGATGGCCGGTACCTCGGTGTTGTCCTGCGCGACGTCCTCGACGAACGGACCGGCGGTGGGGACGGGCGGCGGCGCGGTACCCGCACTGACGCCGTTGAACCGCAGGAAGACGCGCATGGCGAGCCAAACGGTGCGCTTATTGCCGTCGATCAGCGCGTGGTTGCGGGCGACGGAGTGCAGCAGCGCCGCGCCCTTCTCGTGCAGTGTGGGGTACAGCTCGGCTCCGAACACGTTTGTCCGGGGCCGCTCGACCGCCGACACCAGAAGGCCCATGTCACGCACACTGTGCTCGGTACCGTTGACCGTGCGGGCGACGACCAGGATCTCGTCGATCCGGATGTGGCGCACGCCGGTTCACTCCAGGTAGTCCAGGATCTCCGCGTCGCTGTCCATCAGCTCGGCCAGGACGTCGTCGACCTTCAGCTCCGCCCGGTCCTGAGCGTCACGGATGGCCTCGACAGCGAGTTCCTGCTTGCTGCGGCCCTCAGCCCACCCGGCATCCGACCCCCAGTTCAGGCCCCCTTCCCCACCGGCTCCAGAATGGCCACGCACTCCACATGGTGCGTCATCGGAAACAGGTCGAAGGCGCGCAGGAAGCGGGGGCGGTAGCCGGCGGTGGCGAAGTAGGAGAGGTCGCGGGCGAGGGCGGCCGGGTCGCAGGCGACGTAGGCGATACGGCGCGGGCCGAGTGCGGTGATCTGGTCGACGATGTGCTTGCCCGCGCCGGTCCGGGGCGGGTCGAGGACGACGAGGTCGGCCTCGGTGATGCCGGTACGCGGCAGGACCTTGTCGACCTTGCCGTGCTCGATGCGCACCCGGGGGAAGTCCTCGAGGTTCTTGCGGGCGTCCGCTACCGCCCGCTTGCCCGACTCGATGCCGAGCACCGCGCCCTTCTCGCCGAGGCGGTCGGCCAGCGCTCCGGCGAACAGGCCGACGCCGCAGTACAGGTCCAGTGCCGTCTCGCCCTTGCGGGGGGTGAGGCCGCGCATCACGGCGTCCACCAGGACCTCGGCGGCGCGGGGGTGGACCTGCCAGAAGCCGCCCTCACCGATGCGCCAGGTGCGTCCGTCGGCGCGCTCGCGGACGAAGTCGCGGCCGTGGACGCGGTGTACGGCGCGGTCCTTCTCGCCCACCCGGAGGACGGAGACCTCGCGGTTCAGCTCCACGAGGGGCAGCCGGCCGCCGGGGCGGGGGGTGAGGACGACCTGGCGGTCCGCGGAGCCGGTGGCGGCGATGGCGTCGACGGTGGCGATCTGCGGCCACTCGCGGTCCTCGATGCCGAGCTCCTCGACCTCGGGCGCGGCGATCAGGCAGTGGTCGATGCGCTGCACCTCGTGCGAGCGGTGCTTGAGCAGTCCGGCGTGACCGTCGTCATCGATGGTGTAACGCATACGGGTGCGCCAGGCCGGGACCTCGCCAGGGGCGACCTTGTCGCCCGGGGCGGGCTCGACCGTGCCGTCCCAGGAGACGTCCTCGGGGGTCAGCCCGGCGAGCCGCTGGAGCTGTTCGGTGAGCACGTCGGCCTTGAGGCGCCGCTGGGCGCCGGGCTTGACGTGCTGCCAGTCGCAGCCGCCGCAGCGCCCGGGGCCCGAGAAGGGGCAGGGTGCCTCGACGCGGTCCTTGGCCGGTTCCAGGATGTCGACGGCGTCGGCCCGCAGGAAGCGCGAGTCGGTGCGGCCCTCGGTCACCCGGGCGACGACCCGCTCGCCGGGCAGCGTGTGCCGGACGAAGAGCACCTGGCCGCCACCGGTACGGGCGACGCAGTGGCCGCCGTGCGCCACCGGGCCGACCTCGACCTCGTACTCCTCCCCCACCAGGGAGGGGGCGAGCTCTTCGGACGCGCTGGCTTCGGGCATCGGGGCGTGGCTCCAAACGACTGGAAGAACTGAGGAACGGCTGGGCGACGACGGGAACGGGAGGTCCGGGGCGCCGCGCGGCGGGATGCGGGTCCGGCCGAGCGGGCGGGCCGCCGGGCCGCAGCCGCCGAGTCTACTTCCCGCGCTGCCGGGTCAGGCTCCCCGGCGGCCCGGACCCGTTCCCGGGGCCCTTGCCGCCTTTGCCGCCCTTGCCGCCGTCCTTCTGGGACTTCCGCGGCTGGATGACGGGACCGCGGCGCACGGAGCCGGGCGCGTTCCACTGCTCGCGGCGCCTGGCCCGCTTCTTGGCCAGCTCGGAGGACTCCAGCTGATAGGGCACCGAGGTGACCATGACGCCGGGTGTGAACAGCAGCCGGCCCTTGAGCCGCAACGCGCTCTGGTTGTGCAGCAGGTGCTCGTACCAGTGGCCGACCACGTACTCCGGGATGAAGACGCTCACCACGTCGCGGGGCTGCTCCTGGCGCAGCCGCTTCACGTAGTCGATGACGGGGCGCGAGATCTCCCGGTAGGGCGAGTCGAGGATGGTGAGCGGGATGTCGATGCCACTCTCCTCCCACTCCCTGCGGAGCTGCTCCGTCTCGTCCTGGTCCATGTTGACGGTGACGGCTTCGAGGGTGTCGGCGCGCAGCAGCTTGGCGTAGCGCAGGGCGCGCAGCGTGGGTTTGTGGATCTTGGATACGAGCACGAAGGAGTGCACCCGCGAGGGGCGCAGCTTCGCCTCGGTGGGGTCCTCGGCCGCCAGTTCCTCGGACACTCCGTCGTAGTGCCGGCGGATGGCGGTCATCACGACGTAGAAGAGTCCCATGCCGACCAGGGAGACCCACGCGCCGTGGGAGAACTTCGTCACCAGCACCACTACCAGCACCAGCCCGGTGAAGAAGGCTCCGAAGGTGTTGATGGCGCGGGAGCGGTGCATGCGGTGGCGGTGCGCGGAGTCGGTCTCCGTGCCGAGCAGCCGGTTCCAGTGCCGGACCATGCCGATCTGGCTGAGGGTGAAGGAGACGAACACGCCCACGATGTAGAGCTGGATCAGGCGGGTGGAGTCGGCCCCGTAGACGACCACGAGTATGATCGCGGCGCCGGCGAGCAGCACGATGCCGTTGGAGAAGGTGAGCCGGTCGCCGCGGGTGTGCAACTGCCGCGGCAGGTAGCGGTCCTGCGCCAGGATGGAGCCCAGCAGCGGGAAGCCGTTGTAGGCGGTGTTGGCGGCCAGGAACAGTACCAGCGCGGTGGCCGCGGCCAGGTAGACGAAGGGGAGCGTCCCGTCGCCGAAGACCGCGGCCGCCACCTGGGAGATGACGGGGTTCTGGGTGTAGTCGGCGCCCGCGGGCCGGCCGTCGATCAGCAGGTCCTTGGCCGGGTTCTCCGCCATCCGCACCTTGGTGGCCAGCGCCAGCGCGATGATGCCGCAGAACATGGTGACCGCCAGCACGCCCATCAGGGCCAGGGTGGTGGCGGCGTTCTTCGACTTGGGCTTGCGGAAGGCGGGCACCCCGTTGCTGATCGCCTCGACGCCGGTGAGCGCCGCACAGCCGGAGGAGAAGGCCCGCAGCAGGAGGAAGGCCAGCGCGAACGCGCCCAGGCCGGACTGTTCGGTGTGGATCTCGTAGTCGGCGGTGGGGGCGCGCATCTCGTCGCCCAGGATGACTCCGCGCACCACCCCCCACACGAGCAGCCCGAAGACGCCCGCGACGAAGCAGTAGGTCGGTACGGCGAACAGCTTGCCGGACTCGCGCACGCCCCGCAGGTTCATCAGCGTCAGCAGCACGATCACGGCGACGGCGCAGAACGTCTTGTGCTCGACGACGAACGGGATGGCCGAGCCGAGGTTCTCGACCCCGGAGGAGATCGAGACCGCCACGGTGAGCACGTAGTCGACCAGCAGTGCGCTGGCGACCGTCAGGCCCGCCCGGCGGCCGAGGTTCGTGGTCGCGACTTCGTAGTCCCCGCCCCCGCTCGGATACGCCCGGACGTTCTGCCGGTAGGAGGCCACCACCGTGAACATCAGCACGACGACCGCGACCGCGATCCACGGGCTGAAGCTGTAGGCGGAGGCCCCCGCCACCGACAGGACCAGCAGCACCTCGCCCGGCGCGTACGCCACCGAGGACAGCGGGTCTGAGGCGAAGACGGGGAGGGCGAGACGCTTGGGAAGGAGCGTCTCGGCGAGCCTGTCGCTGCGCAGCGCCCTCCCGAGGAGAAGTCGTTTCGGTACGTCGGTCATCCTGGACACGCAGAGGATCGTATGCGGTCAGTCGTGCGATGCTGAGACGGCCCGCTGTACGGGACGAAGGGACGGGCGTTGCACATTGTGATCATGGGCTGCGGGCGAGTGGGAGCAGAGCTCGCGCAGACCCTGGAGCGACAGGGCCACACGGTCGCGGTCATCGACCGGGACCCCACCGCGTTCCGGCGCCTCGGCTCGGGGTTCGGCGGACGCCGGGTCACGGGGATCGGCTTCGATCAGGACACCCTGCGCGAGGCCGGCATAGAGGAGGCGGGGGCGTTCGCCGCGGTCAGCAGCGGCGACAACTCCAACATCATCGCGGCCCGGGTGGCACGTGAGATGTTCGGCACAAAGCATGTGGCCGCGCGGATCTACGACCCGCGGCGTGCGGAGGTCTACCAGCGCCTCGGCATCCCCACCGTCGCGACGGTGCGCTGGACCGCGGACCAGATGCTGCGCCGGCTGCTGCCGTCCGGCTCGGAGCCGCTGTGGCGGGACCCGAGCGGTGCCGTGCAGCTCGCCGAAGTGCACACCTCCGCGGCGTGGGTCGGCGAGCGGGTCAGCCGGCTCCAGGAGGAGGCGGGAGTGCGCATCGCTTTCCTCACCCGGCTGGGCGAGGCCATACTGCCGACGTCCCAGACGGTGCTGCAGGAGGGCGACCTGGTGCATGTGATGATGCGCTGCGACGAGGTCGCAAAAGTAGAGGAAGTCTTCGCCGTGGGGCCGGAGTCGTGAACGGCACGCGGGCGGCAGCAGAGCCGCGCCGGGGCAGGACGCACGCACTCCGCCGGACGGGCGGAGAAGCGAACCAGGGGAACGCATGAGAGTGGCGATTGCCGGGGCGGGCGCGGTGGGCCGCTCCGTCGCGGGCGAGCTGTTGGAGAACGGGCACGAGGTCCTGCTCGTCGACAAGGCGCCGACAGCCATCTCCGTCGAGCGGGTTCCCCAGGCGGAGTGGCTGCTGGCGGACGCGTGCGAGATCACCTCGCTGGACGAGGCGGCGCTGGAGCGCTGCCATGTGGTGATCGCCGCAACGGGTGACGACAAGGTCAACCTGGTGATCTCGCTGTTGGCCAAGACGGAGTACGGGGTGCCCCGGGTGGTGGCCCGGGTCAACAACCCGAAGAACGAGTGGCTGTTCAACGAGTCGTGGGGGGTGGATGTCGCCGTCTCGACTCCGCGCCTGATGTCGGCTCTGGTGGAGGAGGCCGTCAGCGTCGGCGACCTGGTGCGGCTGCTGCGCTTCTCGCAGGGTGATGCGAACCTCGTGGAGCTGACGCTGCCGCCGGAGTCCACGCTGGCGGGCACGCGTGTGGGTGATGTGAGCTGGCCGGAGGACACCGCTTTGGTGACGATCATCCGCGGCTCCCGGGTACTGACGCCGGATCCGGACGACGTGCTGGAGGCGGGAGACGAGCTCCTCTTCGTGGCCGCTCCCGCACGCGAGGAGCAGCTCGAGGAACTGCTCTCGACCCGCGGGTGACCCCGCGGTGTCGGCCCGCCGGTGCCGGCCCCCGCGGGTGCGGGGCGCGCTCGCCGGGGACGGAAGCCGCGGGCTGAGGCGTCTGCCGTGGGCGGCTTCCGCGGTGGCTCGGCGCGCGGACGCGAGCGGCGCGGTCAGCCCTTCTTCACCAGCGCGACCCACACCTGACCGCGCGCGAAGGGCAGCCGCTCTCCGCCGTCCGCCCGGGTGAAGGTGGTGCCGTCGCTCGCCGAGGGGCGCGACCAGTGTGCTTCGTACGCCGTGCCGTCCCGCAGCACCAGGGCGTCGCCGGAGCCGACGGTCTCGGTGTAAGGGGTGACGCTGCCGGAACTGTCGTGGAAGCGGGACGGGCGGACGGTCACGTACTGGATCACGACGGTGGCGGGGGCGAGCCGTCCGCCCTCGCGGGCGCGTGCCGGGGATCCGTCCATCGCCACCAGCCAGCGGCCCCGGTCGCCGGACCAGGTGAAGGTGAAGCGGGCCCCGGGGTAGCGGACGGTGTGCCGGTCGGTGGCCCGGCCGCCGCCGGGTGCGGACCCGAAGCGGTAGCCGATGTCCCGGGGCGCGGAGGCGCCGTCGGCGGCCTGCTCGGCGCGGCGCGCCTTGAGACAGAGGTTGTGCGGGACCCGGCGGCCCGGGTCCCGCTCGTAGCCGTCGGACAGCTCGCCGGGCGGCAGCAGCCGCAGCGGTGCCGCCTCCAGGGTCGGCAGGAGTTTGCTCTGCACGCCGGAGAACGCCAGGGCCGGCTCGCCGAACTGGCGCAGCAGTTCGATGTCGGATTCGCGGGCGCTGCGCACCGGGCCGACGGTGGCGGGGACGTCGGAGGCGAAGACGGCCAGGATGCGGCTGAGCCCGGCCTCGACCTGCTCGGTGTAGACGATGTCGGCATGGTCCAGACCGTTCTGCGGGCGGGCCGCGGCCACGTTGTCGACCTTCACGGCCAGCACCCGGCCGCTCTTGTGCCCTTCGCCGGTGAACGGGGACGTGTCGCCCTCGTCGTCGGAGCCGCACGCGGCGAGGGTGCCCGAACCGAGCGCCGCGGCGGTCGCCAGGGCGGTCCGCAGCACGCTCCTGCGTACCCTGTGCGGGGCCGCTCCGTCCGTGGGCGTCCCGGGCCGCAGGGTGGATTCGTCCATGGCGCCTCGCCTCCGTGTCGCCGTGCGCGTCGCGGAGATCCTTCCCCGCGGCGGCGAGGAGGGTGCGGCAGGCGGTCCGGTTGGCCCGTTCAGCCGGAGCGCGGGGCGAGCGCGTGCGCGTCGACGGCGGCGCCGGCGCGGTTCAGCGGCGGTGCCGGCCGGTCGTGCCCGCCTCCGCCGTGGCGGCCTGCGCGGCGGCCTTCTCGGCCTTGGCCGCTTCCTCCTCGGCCTCCAGCTCGGCGATGACATTGATCGGCGGCGGCGCCTTCGCCAGGAAGATCCAGGTGAGGTAGACGGCCAGCAGGAACGGCGGGATCTTCAGGATGACGGTGACCCAGCCGAACTGGGTGGTCTCGCCCCAGAAGTAGAGCGGGAAGAGCACGGCCGACTTGCCGAGCAGGATGAATCCCCAGGCGTAGCTCGCCTTGGTGTACGCCTTCTTGCGGCCGGGGTTGCGCTTGCGCCAGGAGAGGTTCTCCTTGAACACCGGACCGAGCACCAGGCCGAGCAGCGGCACGCCCGCCATGGCGGTGACGAGGTAGGCGAGCGCCAGGCCCAGCGTGTAGAGCATGCCCGGCAGGTAGAAGTCCTTGGCGTTGCCCGTCATCATCGCGAAGAGCACGCCGAAGCCGACGCCGAAGATCCCGCTGAAGGCGTGCTTGACGGTGTCCTTGCGCAGCAGCCGGAAGACGACCATCACACCGGAGAGCACCAGCGCTGTGATCGCGGCGGTGTGGATGTCCTTGTTCACCGTGTACATCGCGATGAACACCAGGCCAGGCACCGTCGTCTCGACCAGGCCCCGCACCCCGCCGAACGCCTCGAACAGCGCCGCTTCCGTGACGGCCTGCGATCCGTTCTCCTCCGGGGCCTGCGAGCCGGTCCCGCCGGCCGGCCGGTCGTCCGGCTCCTGCGCTTCGGTCCGCTTGTCGGGAAGGGTCACCCGCTACTCCTGTCCGAGGGGTCGCAGCTCGTACTTCGGGTTGAACATGACGGGGCGGCCGTGGTTGACGGTGATCCGCCCCCAGGCGATCAGCTTGCGGCCCGGCTCGATCCCCGCGATGGAGCGGCGGCCCAGCCAGACGACGTCCAGCGAGGCCGACCCGTCGAACAGCTCGGCCTCCAGGGTGGGCACTCCGGCGCGTGGCCGCAGCGTCACGGTGCGCAGCGTACCGGTTACCCGCACCATCTCGCGGTCGGAGCATTCGGAGATCCGGGCACAGCCGGTGTCCTCGGCTTCCTCACGCAGCTCGGCCGAGCGCAGGTCCTCCTCCGAGGAGGAGAGCCGTTCCAGGAACCGTCGGAACCGCCCACTTCCCGTGCCCCGCTGCTCTCGGGTGGCGCCAGTCATAACCGCCAGGGTACCGCCGGACGGCGGCGCGTCTCCCCCGCCCGTCGGCACGTCGTATACCGGGGCGCCGGACTCGCCTGCTCACATCTCGAAGCGGTAGCCCATGCCGGCCTCGGTCACGAAGTGCCGGGGGTGCGAGGGGTCCGCCTCCAGTTTGCGGCGGAGCTGGGCCATGTAGACGCGCAGGTAGTTGGTCTCGGTGCCGTAGGAGGGGCCCCAGACCTCCCTGAGCAGCTGCTTCTGGCTCACCAGCCGCCCGGGGCTGCGGACCAGCACCTCCAGCAGGTGCCACTCGGTCGGGGTGAGCCGTACGTCGCCGCCGTCGCGGTGCACCTTCTTCGCCGCCAGGTCGACGGTGAAGGTCCGGGTCTCGATGACCCCGGATCCGTCCGGCATCCCGGCCGGGGGCTCCGCGCGCCGGACGGCGGCGCGCAGCCGCGCCAGCAGCTCGTCCATGCCGAACGGCTTGGTGACATAGTCGTCGGCTCCCGCGTCCAGCGCCTCCACCTTCTCGTCGGAGGTCTGCCGCGCGGAGAGCACCAGGATCGGCACCCGGGTCCAGCCGCGGATGCCGTGGATGACGTCCACGCCGTCCATGTCGGGCAGGCCCAGGTCCAGGACGACGGCGTCGGGATGCCGGTCGGCCGCCATGCGCAGCGCGGTCGCGCCGTCGTGCGCGGCGTCCACCTCGTATTTGCGCGCCTTGAGGTTGATCACGAGGGCGCGGACGATCTGGGGTTCGTCGTCGACCACGAGCACCCGGTGCATTCTTCTTCCTCTCGATTCCGTTGTACCGCTCAGGCGCCGGAGCGCTGCGACTGGAGCTGCGGTCTGCCGGTGCCGGCCGGCAGCCGGCCGCGCGCGGGTCCACGGCCGTGCGCCGCGCGCAGAGTGAGCACCATGGTCATGCCACCCCCGGGGGTGTCCTCGGCCTCCAGCGTGCCGCCCATCGCCTCGGCGAAGCCGCGGGCGACGGCCAGGCCGAGGCCGACCCCGGCACCGCCGGGTGCGTCGCCATAGCGCTGAAAGGGTTCGAAGATGCGGTCCTTGTCGCTGTCGGGCACCCCGGGGCCGCGGTCGGTGCAGCGCAGCTCGACCCGGTCGGCCAGCGCGCTCGCGCGCACCAGCACCTTCTTCCCCTCCGGGCTGTACTTGACCGCGTTCTCCACCAGGTTGGCGACCGTGCGCTCCAGCAGCCCCGGATCGACGGCGACCAGCGGCAGCGCCTCGGCGACGGCCAGCCGCACGCTGCCCTCGGGCACGCCGCCCAGAGCCTTGGGCACGACCTCC
It encodes the following:
- a CDS encoding response regulator codes for the protein MHRVLVVDDEPQIVRALVINLKARKYEVDAAHDGATALRMAADRHPDAVVLDLGLPDMDGVDVIHGIRGWTRVPILVLSARQTSDEKVEALDAGADDYVTKPFGMDELLARLRAAVRRAEPPAGMPDGSGVIETRTFTVDLAAKKVHRDGGDVRLTPTEWHLLEVLVRSPGRLVSQKQLLREVWGPSYGTETNYLRVYMAQLRRKLEADPSHPRHFVTEAGMGYRFEM
- a CDS encoding TrkA family potassium uptake protein codes for the protein MRVAIAGAGAVGRSVAGELLENGHEVLLVDKAPTAISVERVPQAEWLLADACEITSLDEAALERCHVVIAATGDDKVNLVISLLAKTEYGVPRVVARVNNPKNEWLFNESWGVDVAVSTPRLMSALVEEAVSVGDLVRLLRFSQGDANLVELTLPPESTLAGTRVGDVSWPEDTALVTIIRGSRVLTPDPDDVLEAGDELLFVAAPAREEQLEELLSTRG
- a CDS encoding DUF3159 domain-containing protein, yielding MTLPDKRTEAQEPDDRPAGGTGSQAPEENGSQAVTEAALFEAFGGVRGLVETTVPGLVFIAMYTVNKDIHTAAITALVLSGVMVVFRLLRKDTVKHAFSGIFGVGFGVLFAMMTGNAKDFYLPGMLYTLGLALAYLVTAMAGVPLLGLVLGPVFKENLSWRKRNPGRKKAYTKASYAWGFILLGKSAVLFPLYFWGETTQFGWVTVILKIPPFLLAVYLTWIFLAKAPPPINVIAELEAEEEAAKAEKAAAQAATAEAGTTGRHRR
- a CDS encoding OB-fold nucleic acid binding domain-containing protein, which gives rise to MTGATREQRGTGSGRFRRFLERLSSSEEDLRSAELREEAEDTGCARISECSDREMVRVTGTLRTVTLRPRAGVPTLEAELFDGSASLDVVWLGRRSIAGIEPGRKLIAWGRITVNHGRPVMFNPKYELRPLGQE
- a CDS encoding DUF3048 domain-containing protein; translated protein: MDESTLRPGTPTDGAAPHRVRRSVLRTALATAAALGSGTLAACGSDDEGDTSPFTGEGHKSGRVLAVKVDNVAAARPQNGLDHADIVYTEQVEAGLSRILAVFASDVPATVGPVRSARESDIELLRQFGEPALAFSGVQSKLLPTLEAAPLRLLPPGELSDGYERDPGRRVPHNLCLKARRAEQAADGASAPRDIGYRFGSAPGGGRATDRHTVRYPGARFTFTWSGDRGRWLVAMDGSPARAREGGRLAPATVVIQYVTVRPSRFHDSSGSVTPYTETVGSGDALVLRDGTAYEAHWSRPSASDGTTFTRADGGERLPFARGQVWVALVKKG